GAAATACCAACAGGCATATGACCTGACTACCCAGATCATCAATGGCGCCGTAGGTACATATGCACTGGTAAGCGACTATAGCAAAATCTGGCGCGAAGTAGGTGAAAATAGCTCTGAGTCACTGTTCGAAGTACAGGCTAAATCCGGTAGTCCTACCGCTGGTGTACAACAATATACTGTGACACAGTCTATCCGCGGTGGTACCTTTGCTGGTGTAACTACAGTTGTAACCGGTTGGGGTTTCAATACACCTAGTGAAGACCTGGACAATTCATATGAAACAGGTGACCTGCGTAAGAAAGCAACCATCATCCACGTGGGTGATACCCTGTTCGATGGTGTAATTCTGACAAGCGCAGTAAACGAGCGTTATAACTATAAAGCATATGTAAGCGCTACACAGGAAACATATAGTGGCGATGCGGATCTGACTAACAAGAACGTGCGTATTCTGCGTATGGGTGAGATCTACCTGATCCATGCAGAAGCTGCAAATGAACTGGGTAATACTGCTACAGCCATCACTGATATTGATAAGATCCGTACCCGTGCTGGTCTGGCAGGTACTACTGCTGCTACTCAGAGCGATCTGCGTACAGCTATCTGGAATGAAAGAAGATGGGAACTGGCCATGGAACATGACCGTTTCTTCGATCTGATCAGACAAGGTCGTGCAGGTACCGTGCTGCGGGCATTGGGTAAGAGCTTCGTAGATGGTAAGAACGAAGTATTCCCGATTCCTCAATCTGAAATCAGCGCCAGCGGTGGTGCATTGAAACAGAACAGCGGATACTAATGAAAAAATTATTAGTGGCTACCTACAGCTTACTCCTGCTCTGGACGGCTGTCAGTTGTAAAAAAGAGCAAAACGTTACGGAGTCCCCCACGGACTCCGTAACTACTTCTATACCAGACCTCACCATCATAAATGAGGTGCAGAAAGCCAGCTTTGGGTACTTTTGGGATGGAGCGCATGCCAGCTCCGGAATGGCTTTAGAGCGCAGCAGTAGCGGAGATGTAGTGACTACCGGTGGTACCGGTTTCGGTATCGCAGGTATCGTAACAGCTACTTCCAGGGGATGGATCTCCCGTACTGATGCAGTCAACCGATTACGTACCATCTGCACTTTTCTGGGAGCTGCGGATCGTTTCCATGGTGCCTGGCCACATTGGCTGAATGGTGCTACGGGCAGGGTGCAGCCTTTCAGTACTTATGATAACGGTGGAGACCTGGTAGAAACGGCATTTTTAGTAAACGGGCTCCTCATTGCCCGCGCTTACTTTACAGGTTCAGATACGGCAGAGACCAATCTCCGGAACACCATCACCACCCTCTGGGAAGGTGTGGAGTGGAACTGGTACGCCAGCAGGGGAGATAATAAACTCTACTGGCACTGGAGTCCGGATTATGACTGGACCATCAACATGCCTATCGCAGGTTGGGATGAGGCGCTCATCACCTATGTGCTCGCAGTTGCTTCACCTACACATCCAATTGACGTTAGCGTTTATAATAACACCTGGATCACTTCCGGCTTTGGCGTACAAAATTCTTATCAGGGTTACACCGTCTCAATTTCAAGTAATAACTACATCGGCCCATTGTTTTTCTCTCATTATTCCTTCATTGGATTAGATCCCCGTCAGCTGGAAGATATCTATACGAATTACTGGCAGCAGGTGGTAAAGCATGTGATGATCAACCGATCTTATTGCATCTATAACGCCCCTTCTACCTACGGTTATAGTGCTACCTTATGGGGATTGACTGCGAGTGACGGACCTGATGGCTACAATGCTTTTCAGCCCACCAGCGACAATGGTACGATAGCACCTACAGCAGCCTTATCTTCCATTGCGTACACTCCTTACTATTCACTGCAGGTGATGCGGAATCTGTATGAAAACAAGAAAGCCCTGTATGGCAAGCATGGTTTTTACGATGCATTGAATGTAAGCAGGAGCTGGATGGACAATGAATACCTGGCCATCGATCAGGGACCCATCGTCGCCATGATAGAAAACTATCGCAGCGGTCTGTTGTGGAACCTGTTTATGAATATCGCTGAGGTAAAGACTTCACTGACACAACTAGGATTTCATGCACCCGTGCGCAGTACAGGGTTTTACCTGTCTGTTCCCGAAGTAGAAAACAAAGTGGTAGATTTGGTAAAACATCCGGATACAGATACTTACCAGTTGGATGTATACATGACCACTGCAGGTACCTTTACACTTGAAAAAACAGATGGTACCGTAGTGAGCACTACTTCGCTCAATGCGGGTAGTACATCCGTTACATTCAATATCCCGGTAGGAAAATATACAGCACGATTAAAAGGTAGTTCAGATAATATTACACAGGTAGTTCAACTTCACTAACATGAGAACATTACTATTTGCAGGGTTGATCGCGCTGGTGGCAAATACAGGTTGTCATCAGGCAAACAAATCCGCTTCAAAAGACACATTGGTAGATACAACATTGACTACCGATTCTATTTTCAACTTAGTAGAGAAGCAAACTTTCGAGTACTTCTGGGATGGGGCAGAACCGCATAGCGGACTGGCCAGAGAACGCTATCATGTGGATGGCGACTATCCTGAGCATGATCAGAATGTGGTGACCACAGGTGGTTCCGGATTCGGTATCATGTCGATACTGGTGGGTATTGAAAGAGGATACATTACCCGTCAGCAAGGGTTTGAACGTTTATCGCATATTGCTGATTTCCTGGAAAAGGCAGACCGTTTTCATGGTGCATGGCCTCACTGGATGTATGGCGAGACTGGTAAGGTAAAGCCTTTCGGGCAGAAAGATAATGGAGGAGACCTGGTGGAAACAGCTTTTATGATGCAGGGGCTGCTCTGCGTAAGACAGTATTTTGCCAATGGTAATGAGCAGGAAAAAGCACTGTCTGCAAAGATCAATAAAATGTGGGAGGAGGTAGAGTGGAGCTGGTATCGTAATGGTAAAAATATACTCTACTGGCATTGGTCACCCACCTATGAATGGCAGATGAATTTTGCTGTGACTGGGTATAATGAATGTCTGATCATGTATGTGCTGGCAGCATCTTCCCCTACCTATGGAATTCCTGCAGAGGTGTATCATGAAGGATGGGCAAAAGGTGGTAAGATCAGGGATAGTGTAAATGCATATGGATATACACTGAAGCTGCATCATAACTATGCACGTGAATTAGGTGGTCCGTTGTTCTGGGCGCATTATTCTTATTTAGGCCTGGATCCACATGGACTGAAAGATAAATATGCTGATTACTGGGAGCATAATGTAAATCAGGTATTGATCGACAGAGCATGGTGTATTGAAAATCCAAAACATTTCAAGGGGTATGGTCCTGATAGCTGGGGATTGACTGCTAGTTATTCTGTGAGTGGCTACGCGGCACATGCACCCGGTAAGGAGACTGACTTAGGTGTGATTTCTCCTACAGCAGCATTGTCTTCTATGCCGTATACACCAGAGTATTCCAAACAGGCAATGGTACATTGGTATAAGAATTATGAAGGTAAGCTGTTTGGGAAGTATGGTTTTTATGATGCATTCAGCGAGACTGATAACTGGTATCCGCAGAAGTATCTTGCTATAGACCAGGGTCCGGAAGTGGTGATGATGGAGAATTACAGGAGTGCGTTGTTGTGGAAGTTGTTTATGAGCTGCCCTGAAGTGCAGGGTGGGTTGAAGAAACTTGGTTTCGAGAGTCCATATATTAAATAGACAAAATGGCCGGCCGAAAGGCCGGCCATTTTGTCTATTTAATTGAAAATTCATTTTCGCATCAACATACACGCCCCATCACCCCTGCTTTATCCCCTAACTGAGACAACCTTAACTTCGTATCATTATTCCCCCAACTCAAACTAAACTAAACTTCTTTATCGCGCTCTTCACCGGCAGGTACAAACTATCACCTGTCGCCGCTATACTGATGGGAATAAAATGGCGTCCAGAATATGGTGGGATGCGGCACAGTAACCCGTTCTGCCACACATCACACAGATTACGAATAGTAAATAAAAAGTATTATACTTATAGCCTATCGTTAATTTGTTAAGCAATTCAATTTAAATTATGACTACAGCACGATTGTTAGATTTTAGGTTAAGGTTGCTCTTATCAAGGAGTGGACTAATTCTTTTCTTTGTCCTGATAATGGTTCGTACCTATGCTAGTGATGGAAGAATCAAAATCATCCCCGAGCCAGTAAAAGTGACGGAACAAAGTGGAGAATTTACACTGGATAATGGAACTGTATTATCCCTCTCTGATAGCAAATTAAAGGAAACAGCAGATTGGTTCACTACCAAACTGAAAGCCAGTACAGGTTATGAACTGAAACACAGTAATAGCGGAAAGAAACGTATTCGTCTTGAGCTGAATGCAAAAGCGGACGATGCGATTGGCGAAGAAGGCTATACCCTGAAGGTAACACCTTCCGAAGTAGTGCTGAAAGCTAATACCACCTCCGGCATCTTCTACGGTTTACAGACTATCCTGCAACTGTTGCCTCCCGATATCGAAAGCCAGTCAGTAAAGAATGTAGCCTGGACAATGCCATGTGCCGATATTCTCGACTATCCCCGTTTTGGATGGAGAGGATTGATGCTGGACGTATCCCGTCACTTCTTTACCAAGGAAGAAGTAAAGCAGTTCATGGACGAGATGATCCGCTATAAATACAATACCCTGCACCTGCACCTTGCGGATGATGAGGGATGGCGTATAGAGATCAAGAGTCTGCCCGAACTGACCAGGGTCGGCGCGTGGAGAGTACCGCGCACGGGTCGCTGGGGTAAACTGCCAGCAGACCTGGCCAATGAGAAAGCGACTGATGGCGGTTTCTATACACAGGAAGACATCAGGGAACTGCTGAAATATGCAGCTGCCAGAGGTATCACTATCTTACCTGAAATAGATGTACCGGCACATAGCCTGGCTATGATCGCATCTTATCCTAATCTCTCCTGCACACAACTGCCTTACAAAGTAAATGCAGGCCGTGAGTTCTATACCCGCGAAGACAATGTACTTTGCGTAGGCAACGACAGCATCTTCACTGTATTAGACAAGGTATTCACTGAACTCGCTGCATTATTCCCATCCAAATACATTCACGTAGGCGGAGACGAAGCATATAAAGGTTTCTGGAAAACCTGCCCTAAATGTAAGGCCAGGATGGAACATGAGCACCTGAAAGATGTAGACGAACTGCAGAGCTATTTCGTTAAGAGAATGGAGACCATGCTCAAAGCAAAGGGTAAAAAGATGATCGGCTGGGACGAGATCCTGGAAGGTGGTCTGGCGCCTGAAGCAACCGTGATGAGCTGGAGAGGCATGAGTGGTGGGATCACCGCTGCCAAAATGAATCACCATGTAGTAATGACGCCATGGGACTTTGTATACCTGGATCTGTATCAGGGTGAGCAGTCAGCAGAGCCACCAACCTATGGTATGTGCCGCCTGTCTGATTCTTACAACTATGATCCCGTACCTGACAGCGTAGATGAAAAATACATACTGGGTGGCCAGGGCAACCTCTGGACAGAATCAGTACCTGTGTTCCGCCATGTAGAATACATGACATGGCCGCGTTCCATAGCGCTCTCCGAAGTATACTGGAGCCCTAAGGCAAAAAGGAACTGGGATGACTTCATCCCAAGACTGGAAGATAACTTCAAAAGACTGGATGCCGCGGATATCAAGTATGCCCGCAGCGTATACAATGTGATCTTCAGGCCGGTGAGAATTAATCGTTACGATTATGAAATCAACCTGGCTACTGAAATCAAAGGACTGGATCTGTATTACAGCTTTGATAATACCAACCCTGATGCTCATTATCCAAAATATACGGGTCAGCCCCTCAGGTGGCCTGTAGGTGCCAATATCCTGAAAGTGATCACCTATCGCAACGGCAAGCCGGTAGGCGCACAGGTAGATATTACCAAAGAAGACCTGGCGAAGCGGCTGGATGAGAAACGTCACGTATATTAATGTAAGGCACGACATCCGATGTGTAATGGAACAGGCCAATCGGCCGTAAATCTGTCTCGCTGAAAGGAAACTTATGTTAAGGACCTTTTCACCTCCCAGGGCAAGAGTTGTACTGCTATCAACTATTAAATCAAAAAATCAGGGTGATGCCGTAGGCGTCACCCTGATTTTTTGTATAATTTTCCATCCCCCCACCAATTATTCCATCCCCCAAAATGTCAATTATTCCATGCAAAAGTACTATTCTACATTTTTTATTATCTAGTGCCCCTCTAACTTAGCCTTACTGATACAATAGCACATTTTCTGACTGTAATCAAGCGCCGGGGGATAAAAATTCCAGATCATCTAAATTCCAATATCGACCAAAATGTAGCATTCCACAAAATGCCCTGAAATATCGTTGTTATGAAAATACTCTTCCGAAGATCCCTTGTCTTTGGTATGGGATTCCTTTTGCTCGCCATCACCGCCTGCAGAAAAAAGGAGTTCGATGCCTACTATGGACGTCCCGATTGGTTGGCACAGCCAATATACCAGCAACTTGAAGCCCGCAAAAACTTCACCCATTTACTTGCTACCATCGACAAAGCAGGCTACAAAGACATTCTAGGCAAAGCCGGTTACTGGACCTTTTTTGCACCTACTGATTCCGCTTTTGAAAATTACTTCAAAGCCAATGGCCTTAGTGGCGACGACGCTATCGACTCTGCACACGCCAGAAGGATCGTGGCCTACGAGCTGGTATATAATGCGTATAGAAAAGAACAGCTGGTAGACCAACAGACAAGCGCAGGGCCGGATACCAACCAGGCCTTTAAGCGCAAAACCGCTTATTACGACTGGGTATATGCTGAAAATGGCCGGCTACTCATCGCTGCCAATAGAAATGGTACTTACGCTACCAATGATAATAATAACAAGAACATTCCTTACTTCATAGATGGATTCCTGTCGCAAAATGGACTTAGTGCTGCTGACTATAATTACTTCTATCCCGGTGCTGCTTATAGTGGCTTCAATGTAACAGATGCAAAAGTATTGGAAGCCGATATCCCCGCTGAAAACGGCATTATCCACACCATTGATAAAGTCATCACCCCGCTGGACAACCTGGAAAGGTACCTCGCTTCAAATCCCAACTACAGTGAGTTTCGCAATCTGTTGGAAAAGCTCGTTACCTATCAGTCCAATGCCGATATCACACATCGTAATATGGTGCTGACCGGCGATGCAGATTCTGTATTTGTAAAAGTATATAGTGCGGCCCTGGCATTCTCACCCAACAATGAGAACTACCTGGCTTCCGGCACCGATGCCCAGAAGTCAGGCTGGACGCTCGTTGTACCAACCAATGATGTGCTCATTCCTTACGAAAAAAAGATCCTGGAATACTACCAGACTTTTGAAGCAGCACCCCCTTCCGTACTCACGAACCTGCTGAATGCACACATGTGGCAGACAGCCGTATGGCCAAATAAAATGAGTCATACCACGAATAGTCAGCAGGAGGTTCCCACCTTCACACAATCGAATATAGTGGACAAAAAGGTATTAAGTAATGGGTTCTTTTATGGTATTAATACCGTGCAGGATGCCAATGTATTCAGAACGATTTATAGCAAGGCCTTCCTCGATCCGAACTATTCACTCATGACCCGCGCACTGGATGCTGACCTGAAATATTCCATCATCAACCCCAGCATCAGTTATACTATGTTCATGATGCCGGACAATCTGTTGCGCGCCGCCGGATACGATTGGAGCTCTGAAAGAAATGACTGGTCTTACCTCGCACCCGGTAGTAGTATCCAATATGGTTCCGGTGCCATGGACAGGGTCTACCGCATACTACAAACCTCCCTTCTCACCACCAATAATGGTGAAATGGACGACCTATCCGGTGAAGGTATCATGGAAGCATGGAATGGTGAATACATCAAATATAAAAACAACACCGTATGGGCCAGCGGTAATGCAGATGCCGGCACCGTATTGCATATCAACAGCATCGGCAAAGCCGCCAACGGACAAGTCTTTTACACAGATGGGCTGCTTACTTTCACTGAGAACACCATCGGTTACCACCTGGAAAAACTCGCTACCAACGATCCTGCTGGCTTCAACAGTTTCTTCCAGTACCTGAAGAATTCTACGCTGTGGACCGCCGCCACCAGGGATATCGTTGGCACAGTACCCGGTACCAGCTACACCATTTTTGTACCTGTGAACAGTGCTATTACTCAGGCGGTGCAGGATGGGGTATTACCAGGTGATAAAACCACCGGCACACCTAATTATACCCCCACTACCGATGCGGATAAAGACAAGGTGGTCCGGTTTATCAACTTCCACATCCTGAACCGCAACACAGTAGTACCTGATGGTAAAAAGGAAGGCGCTTTTGAAACATTGATGAAGACCAGCGACGGCGACCTCTCTTTCATATTTATCAACAGTCAGCATCCCAATAGTATGGAGCTCAGAGATTCATACAATGATATTGCCTACCTGGATTACACACGTAGCAACAACCTATCTGCCCGTACTGTCATCCACGCCATTACCCACTACCTCAGAGGAAAATAAAAACTGTTATGAACAAACTGCTGTTTATCATCTGTCTTTCATACAGCGTTGCACTGTTCGCCCGCCAGGAACAGTTACCACAAAAGAAAACGATCCGTGGCAAGGTAACAGATGCCACTACCCACCTGCCTGTGATTGGCGCCTCAGTGGTAGAGCTGGACAAGGATAAGCGTACGGTAACAGGCGTAGCCACCGATATAGATGGCAATTTCGCTATTCGTGTCGCCGATCTGCAACACCAGCTCTCCGTATCTTTTATCAGCTATAAAACCATCATACAGGGCATTAATGGGCGTAATACTATCAACGTACAGCTACAACCCAATACCCGTGATCTGAACGAATTCAATGTCGTAGCCCGGCAAACGGTGAACAATGGTACTGGTATGAATATCGAAGCGCGCAACTCTACGCTGGCCACTGCCACCATTCAGGCAAAGGAACTGGAAGAACTCTCCGCTGCCTCTATCGATCAGGCATTGCAGGGAAGACTGCCCGGTGTGGATATCGGTACCACCTCCGGCGACCCCGGTGCTGGTATGTCTATCCGTATTCGTGGTACAGCTTCTATCAATGGTTCTGCGAATCCACTGATCGTATTGGATGGAATGCCTTATGATACAGAAGTACCTTCTGATTTTAACTTTGGTAGTGCTGATGAACAGGGGTATGCACAATTGCTCAACATTGCCCCCTCTGATATAAAAGAGATCACTGTATTGAAAGATGCTGCTGCAACGGCTGTATGGGGCTCCCGCGCGGCGAATGGTGTACTGATCATCACGACTAAAAGAGGTATGGTAGGCAGACCTGCCATCACGTATAATTTTAAAGGTACCTTTGGTAAGCAACCCCGCAATATTCCGCTCCTGAATGGCGATCAGTATTCTACCCTCATACCTGAAGAAATTGCTAACACCAATGGGCTGCCACTGAACATCAATGTGAATAAAGAATTTCTCTACGATCCATCCGATCCATACTGGTATTACAATTATAGCAACAATACGGATTGGGTAAAGGCCATCACCCGTATCGGCTATTCACAGGATCATAATATTTCTATGACCGGCGGTGGTGAAAAGGCCCGTTACTACGCATCCATCGGCTACTTCGACCAGAAAGGAACCACGAAAGGTACAGCGTTGACAAGGATCACATCTAAAATTAACCTGGACTACAACGTATCCAATCGTATTCGTTTCCGTTCAGACATTACCTACACACATGTGGATAATCACCTGAATTATGTTCCTGACAAAGATTACCAGGTACGCGGTATCGCTTATACCAGGATGCCGAATATGGCCATCTATGAATATGATGAATATGGCAATGTAACACCCAATTACCTGTCACCTGCTTCCAACATACAAGGCTACTATTACACTACCTACAACCCGGTAGCGATGGTTATGGAAAGCCTTTACCGACAACAGGGCGAACGTATCACACCGAAGTTCAACATCCAGTATGATATCGTCCCATCTGTGCTCACATCTACTTTCGATGTTCAGTTCGATATTAACAATACCAAAGCACAGACCTTCCTGCCACAGGTAGCTACCGGCCGCCCGGTTACTGAAACTGTGGTAAACAGGGCAGGGGATAGTGATGGGGATATCTTCGATGTCTATACAAAAACGAACCTTATTTATACTCCAAAAACGAATACGCAGAAACACCAGCTGCAGGCACTGTTATCGCTGCAAACAGAAGACAGAAGTTATGTTACGCACAATGTGCTTACCTCCAATACCGCTTCTTCCAATTTTCAGGATCCATCCAATCCCAGCCGTACGGCAAATTCTGATCTGGACCTGGAATCTACTTCAGGCAGAACAAGAAGCGTAGGATTGCTATTACAAGGGCAGTACGGCTTACTGGACAGGTATATCATCAATGCAGGTGTAAGAGGCGATGGTAACTCCCGTTTTGGTCCTGATTACCGTTATGGTTTATTCCCTTCTGTATCTGTGCGCTGGCGTACCTCCGGTGAGAAATTTATGCGGAAGTATAAGTTCATAGACGACCTCAGTTTCAGGGCATCCTACGGACAGAGTGGCGCCGCCCCTCCTGACAAAGCCGTGTGGAATTACTTCAATACCTACCAGCCTTATTCATATACTTATTTAGGCATGTCGGGAGTATACCCCTCCAATATGGAACTCACCAGCCTGAAATGGCAGACAGTCGTTGGTACAAACCTGGGCTTTAACCTGTGGGTACTGAAAAACAGGATCCGTATTGATGTGGAAGCTTACCGTAACCGCACCAAAGATATGTTCTACGAAAATCTGCAGATACCTACCTATTCTGGTTTTTCAACAGTAGCAATGAATGTGGGTACTATGGATAACCAGGGTTGGGAAGTACTGTTAAATACCATTCCTTACCGAAGTAAGAACTGGACGATCGGATTCGATCTGAACATTGCCCGCAATGTGAATGTTGTGCGAAAAATATCTGAGTTCTTCCCAAGAGAAAACAGTGTGGCTATCAATCAGAATGGTGTGTATAAAACATATCTGCAAATAGGGAATCCATTTGGTTCCTACTATGGATTCCGCTACAAAGGCGTGTACAAAGACAAAGATGCGACCATCGTGAGAGACGCGAATGGAAAAAAGATCGACGGCGTCAATGGGCAAACACTCTACATGCGTTTCAACTACCCCGGTACTGATTACGTATTCCAACCCGGCGATGCGATGTATGAAGACATCAACCACGATGGTAATATCGACAACAAAGACATTGTATACCTTGGTAATGGCATCCCAAAAGTAACCGGAGGTTTTGGTCCGAATATCACCTTCAAAGGCAACCTGAAACTCACCGCCTACTTCGTTTACCGGGTAGGCTACCAACTGGTGAACAGGGCGGATATGATCACCAGCAACATGTATGGTTATGACAACCAAAGTACCGTTGTCCTCAAGCGCTGGCGCAACCCGGGAGATGAAACCAACGTACCCAGGGCACTCTACAGGTCAGGTTACAACTGGTTAGGTTCTGACAGGTATGTGCAGGATGCATCTTTCATCAGGTTGCAATCACTGACCCTTCGCTACAATTTTACCAAAAAAGTACTGGACAAACTGAATATACGCAACGCGAGTTTCTACATCACGGTGGAAAACCTCGCTACCTGGACAAAGTACAAAGGCCAGAACCCGGATGTAGCCATGAAGGGAGACAACGATCCATTCGCTTACCCGGTGGACAATGCACTCACGCCACCTGCCAGGAATTTCCTGATGGGTATTAGTGCCAGTTTTTAAAAATATAACTATGAAAAAATATATTCTGATAGTCGCCCTGTTGCTCACCTCATCCTGCGGTAAATGGCTGGATGTAAAACCACAGGACGGCATCATCCGCGACAACTACTGGCAAAATAAGGAGCAGCTAAAAGCCGCTGTCATAGGTTGTTATTCCTCTTTGCTCAACAATGGACTGGTGTCAGAACTCTTTGTATGGGGAGAACTACGTGCCGATATGGTCAGCAGTACACTCAATACTGCTGTAGATGAAATAAATATTATGCAGGCTAATATCCTGGCTACAAACAGCTACACCAGCTGGGCATATGTATACAGCACTATCAATTACTGCAATACCGTGATCGACTATGCAGCCAAAGTAATGGAGACAGACAAGACACTCACACAGGAAGCGCTGGATGGTTATCTTGCCGAAGCACATGGTTTGCGGGCTCTCATGTACTTCTACCTCCTGCGCACCTTTGGCGAGGTCCCTTTACAACTCAAAGCTACCGATAGTGACAATAGCCTGGATCAATTGGAAAAAAGCACACAGGACAAGGTGTATGCACAGATCGTTGCAGACCTCACCTTTGCAGAAACCCACGCACTGGAAACCTACGGCAGTACCGCACAGGATAAAGGCCGTCTTACAAAATATGGTATCTACGCACTGGAAGCCGATGTATACCTGTGGAATGAAAAGTACGATGACTGTATTGCTGCCTGTGACAAAGTGATCAACTCCGGCCGCTATGGATTGATGGATGGCAGTGTACAATCTCAATGGTTCAACAATGTATTTTATATAGGTAACTCTGCCGAGAGCATTTTTGAATTCCAGTTTGACCAGCAGCAGCTGAATCCTTTCTATTCCATGTTTATAGTGGCTACCAATCGTTTCGTCGGCTCCGCAAGAGTAATGGATGAAGTCTATGGCGTAGACCTTACCGATGCGACTAAAAAAGACATTCGGGGAGATGGTGGTAGCATCCGGGCAACTGACCAGATGATCTGGAAGTTTGCCGGCGCCACAGGTGGTACGACTTCAGTTGCCAGAACCGCTGCAGACTCCTGGGCACACTGGTTTGTATACCGCTATTCCGACATCCTGCTGCTCAAAGCAGAAGCACTGGCTTGGATAGAAAGAGGGCAGGAGGCACTGGACCTGGTGACCACCATCCGTACCCGGGCAGGTGCTATAGATGGTACCTCAGAATCACCTGATCCCGGTTCTGCAATAGACGTATCCAATTATATACTGAATGAAAGAGCCCGTGAGTTTGCCTTCGAAGGCAAGCGCTGGTATGACATACTGCGCCATGCAAAGCGCAATAACTACGCGCATCTGGAAATCATGCTCGATATGGTTGCCATGACGGCTCCAGGCAGTATGCAACAGTCCATTATCAATAAATACAAAGATGTACGAAGCCACTATTTACCCATCAACCAGTATGAGTTACAAGCTGACAAAAAACTGGTACAAAACCCGTACTATCAATGAAAGCGTTCTATATTATCTTAATTCTTGTTATTGCTGGTTGTAAAAAGGCGCCCATCATTTCGCAAACCTCAGATGAAGTGACCATCATCGGTTACCTGGAAAACTATCCTGACCAGTTCTCCGAATTTCAGAAGATCCTCAACATCACCGGCAATGAAGGATTTCTGGGGGTATACGGTACGTACACGGTCTTTGTTCCTAACAACGATGCGGTGGCATCGTTCCTGAAAAGTACAGGACATTCCACCCTGGAATCAATGGATGTGCAAAAGCTAAAGGACATTGTGAAGTTTTGTATCATACAGGATACCATCAATACCACTTCTTTCTCTGATGGTAAGTTGTCAAAGCTCACCATGTTTGGACAATACCTCATCACAGGTGCGGCAAATGTGAGTGGTGAAACCAGGATCACGGTGAACAGACAGGC
This Chitinophaga sancti DNA region includes the following protein-coding sequences:
- a CDS encoding glucoamylase family protein, whose amino-acid sequence is MKKLLVATYSLLLLWTAVSCKKEQNVTESPTDSVTTSIPDLTIINEVQKASFGYFWDGAHASSGMALERSSSGDVVTTGGTGFGIAGIVTATSRGWISRTDAVNRLRTICTFLGAADRFHGAWPHWLNGATGRVQPFSTYDNGGDLVETAFLVNGLLIARAYFTGSDTAETNLRNTITTLWEGVEWNWYASRGDNKLYWHWSPDYDWTINMPIAGWDEALITYVLAVASPTHPIDVSVYNNTWITSGFGVQNSYQGYTVSISSNNYIGPLFFSHYSFIGLDPRQLEDIYTNYWQQVVKHVMINRSYCIYNAPSTYGYSATLWGLTASDGPDGYNAFQPTSDNGTIAPTAALSSIAYTPYYSLQVMRNLYENKKALYGKHGFYDALNVSRSWMDNEYLAIDQGPIVAMIENYRSGLLWNLFMNIAEVKTSLTQLGFHAPVRSTGFYLSVPEVENKVVDLVKHPDTDTYQLDVYMTTAGTFTLEKTDGTVVSTTSLNAGSTSVTFNIPVGKYTARLKGSSDNITQVVQLH
- a CDS encoding RagB/SusD family nutrient uptake outer membrane protein, whose protein sequence is MKKFSLFIITVGAVAISLTACKKDWLNVDAEDQLSTSDSIYNDNSNATKFTNACYTNLLTWAETSFAWLGTSSITSDDADKGSSSGDNGSDKDQMDAITYTATSGSVSDGWKGNYQGVSNCNVALQQIPLFTTLDASTATQLKGEARFLRAYYYFNLVRMFGNIPLVDTVLNADDAASLAKGNTQVASSEIYAFIEADLNYAVSVLPTVDNQASKDIGRANKGAATALLAKVSLYEKKYQQAYDLTTQIINGAVGTYALVSDYSKIWREVGENSSESLFEVQAKSGSPTAGVQQYTVTQSIRGGTFAGVTTVVTGWGFNTPSEDLDNSYETGDLRKKATIIHVGDTLFDGVILTSAVNERYNYKAYVSATQETYSGDADLTNKNVRILRMGEIYLIHAEAANELGNTATAITDIDKIRTRAGLAGTTAATQSDLRTAIWNERRWELAMEHDRFFDLIRQGRAGTVLRALGKSFVDGKNEVFPIPQSEISASGGALKQNSGY
- a CDS encoding glucoamylase family protein, whose product is MRTLLFAGLIALVANTGCHQANKSASKDTLVDTTLTTDSIFNLVEKQTFEYFWDGAEPHSGLARERYHVDGDYPEHDQNVVTTGGSGFGIMSILVGIERGYITRQQGFERLSHIADFLEKADRFHGAWPHWMYGETGKVKPFGQKDNGGDLVETAFMMQGLLCVRQYFANGNEQEKALSAKINKMWEEVEWSWYRNGKNILYWHWSPTYEWQMNFAVTGYNECLIMYVLAASSPTYGIPAEVYHEGWAKGGKIRDSVNAYGYTLKLHHNYARELGGPLFWAHYSYLGLDPHGLKDKYADYWEHNVNQVLIDRAWCIENPKHFKGYGPDSWGLTASYSVSGYAAHAPGKETDLGVISPTAALSSMPYTPEYSKQAMVHWYKNYEGKLFGKYGFYDAFSETDNWYPQKYLAIDQGPEVVMMENYRSALLWKLFMSCPEVQGGLKKLGFESPYIK
- a CDS encoding beta-N-acetylhexosaminidase, with product MVRTYASDGRIKIIPEPVKVTEQSGEFTLDNGTVLSLSDSKLKETADWFTTKLKASTGYELKHSNSGKKRIRLELNAKADDAIGEEGYTLKVTPSEVVLKANTTSGIFYGLQTILQLLPPDIESQSVKNVAWTMPCADILDYPRFGWRGLMLDVSRHFFTKEEVKQFMDEMIRYKYNTLHLHLADDEGWRIEIKSLPELTRVGAWRVPRTGRWGKLPADLANEKATDGGFYTQEDIRELLKYAAARGITILPEIDVPAHSLAMIASYPNLSCTQLPYKVNAGREFYTREDNVLCVGNDSIFTVLDKVFTELAALFPSKYIHVGGDEAYKGFWKTCPKCKARMEHEHLKDVDELQSYFVKRMETMLKAKGKKMIGWDEILEGGLAPEATVMSWRGMSGGITAAKMNHHVVMTPWDFVYLDLYQGEQSAEPPTYGMCRLSDSYNYDPVPDSVDEKYILGGQGNLWTESVPVFRHVEYMTWPRSIALSEVYWSPKAKRNWDDFIPRLEDNFKRLDAADIKYARSVYNVIFRPVRINRYDYEINLATEIKGLDLYYSFDNTNPDAHYPKYTGQPLRWPVGANILKVITYRNGKPVGAQVDITKEDLAKRLDEKRHVY